The following coding sequences are from one Nicotiana tabacum cultivar K326 chromosome 1, ASM71507v2, whole genome shotgun sequence window:
- the LOC107818581 gene encoding uncharacterized protein LOC107818581 produces the protein MLKRSKLLIHIREELGTLYKNPSFAFCTCMTDDKCGNAKGSGGSESENEWERLLKPFNLKQLQRSLNKITPYQLNKLLALPLDVPTSMELFQWAGSQTSYCHSFDVYYTLIDKLGTAKEFKIIDRLLLQMKDEGVVFKESLFIVIMKHYGRAGLPGQATRILLDMLNTFSCEPTFKSYNQVLDILLAENCPKVAPNVFYEMLGKGISPSVFTFSRVIQALCIVNEVDSACSLLRDMTKHGCVPNSVIYQILIRALSKSDRVNDALKLLEEMFLMGCIPDINTFNDIIHGLCRADRIHEAAKLVDRMLLRGFTPDAITYGFLMHALCRTGQVDEARVLLNKAPEQNNIIFNMLINGYVTNGRFDEAKAILNENMLIKGYQPDVYTYNILIRGLCKKGSLSSAHEVVKEMSSDGCQPNVITYTTLIDGFSKAGRLQEAYDLVTEMSAKGLSLNVVGFNSLISALCKQGMIQQALEIFGDMSSKGCKPDIFTFNALISGFCKVDKMGEALGMYRDMFLEGVIANTVTYNTLIHAFLRKGKTQEALKLVNDMLFRGCPLDEITYNGLVKALCNDGAIERAVGLFEEMLTKGIKPNHVTRNILVNGFCRIGKVQNALEFLRDLVHRGLTPDIVTYNSLINGFCNNGRIREAHNLFEKLEVEGVCADTFTYNTLISSYCKMHMLDDAYTLLTRGIAVGFIPNNVTWYILVRNFVRKSYESVTR, from the coding sequence ATGCTGAAAAGGTCGAAACTTTTGATTCACATACGTGAAGAGCTAGGAACTCTGTATAAGAATCCTTCTTTTGCATTTTGTACTTGTATGACTGATGACAAGTGTGGTAACGCTAAAGGCAGTGGTGGGTCGGAGTCCGAGAATGAATGGGAAAGATTGCTTAAGCCTTTTAACCTCAAGCAACTCCAAAGATCACTTAATAAAATTACCCCGTATCAGCTCAATAAATTATTGGCACTGCCTTTGGATGTACCAACATCGATGGAGCTATTCCAGTGGGCCGGTAGCCAGACGAGCTATTGCCACTCATTTGATGTCTACTATACTTTGATTGACAAACTTGGGACTGCCAAGGAATTTAAGATTATAGATAGATTGTTATTACAGATGAAAGATGAAGGGGTAGTTTTCAAAGAGTCCCTCTTTATTgtgataatgaagcattatggaAGAGCTGGTTTACCAGGGCAGGCAACTAGAATACTATTGGATATGTTGAATACTTTCTCTTGTGAACCCACATTTAAGTCATACAATCAAGTATTGGATATTCTGTTGGCTGAAAATTGTCCAAAAGTTGCTCCGAATGTGTTTTATGAAATGTTAGGGAAAGGTATTTCTCCTTCTGTATTCACTTTTTCTCGAGTGATACAAGCATTATGTATAGTCAATGAGGTAGACTCTGCTTGTTCACTTCTTAGAGACATGACAAAACATGGGTGTGTACCAAATTCAGTGATTTACCAGATTCTTATTCGTGCACTTTCAAAGTCTGATAGGGTAAATGATGCATTGAAACTTTTGGAGGAGATGTTTCTTATGGGTTGCATACCCGACATCAATACTTTCAATGACATTATCCATGGGCTTTGTCGAGCTGATAGGATTCATGAGGCTGCAAAACTGGTGGATCGGATGCTTCTCCGAGGTTTCACCCCCGATGCTATAACTTATGGCTTTCTGATGCATGCTTTATGTCGAACAGGGCAAGTTGATGAAGCAAGGGTTCTTCTCAACAAAGCACCTGAGCAGAATAATATCATCTTTAATATGTTGATTAATGGCTATGTGACTAATGGACGGTTTGATGAAGCAAAAGCCATTCTGAATGAGAACATGTTGATTAAAGGTTATCAACCAGATGTTTATACATACAACATTCTGATTCGAGGTCTTTGCAAGAAGGGATCTTTGTCTTCGGCTCATGAAGTTGTAAAAGAAATGTCATCCGATGGTTGCCAGCCCAATGTGATCACATACACAACCTTGATTGATGGCTTCTCCAAGGCTGGCCGTCTACAGGAAGCTTATGACCTTGTTACTGAGATGTCAGCAAAAGGTCTCAGCCTAAATGTAGTGGGTTTTAACTCTCTTATATCAGCTTTGTGTAAACAAGGAATGATTCAACAGGCATTAGAAATTTTTGGTGATATGTCAAGCAAAGGATGTAAACCAGACATTTTCACATTCAATGCTTTGATTTCAGGTTTTTGCAAGGTAGACAAGATGGGTGAAGCATTGGGGATGTATCGAGATATGTTCCTTGAGGGAGTTATTGCCAATACAGTTACCTACAACACATTGATTCATGCTTTCTTGAGGAAAGGTAAAACCCAAGAGGCGCTTAAGCTTGTGAATGATATGCTATTCAGAGGATGTCCCCTTGATGAAATCACATACAATGGCCTCGTAAAAGCACTTTGTAATGATGGAGCAATTGAGAGAGCAGTTGGACTTTTTGAAGAAATGCTGACAAAGGGAATAAAACCTAATCATGTAACACGCAACATCTTGGTCAATGGCTTTTGTAGAATAGGGAAGGTTCAAAATGCCCTTGAGTTTCTGAGAGACCTGGTACATCGTGGATTGACACCTGATATAGTCACGTACAACAGTCTGATAAATGGCTTTTGTAACAATGGTCGAATTCGAGAAGCTCACAACCTCtttgaaaaattagaagttgaagGAGTTTGTGCTGATACTTTCACTTATAACACCTTGATTTCTTCCTATTGTAAAATGCACATGCTTGATGATGCTTATACCCTGCTTACTAGAGGCATAGCTGTTGGTTTCATTCCCAATAATGTCACATGGTACATACTGGTGAGAAATTTTGTTCGAAAGAGTTATGAGTCAGTAACGAGGTAG